The following coding sequences are from one Streptomyces sp. NBC_01232 window:
- a CDS encoding ZIP family metal transporter has protein sequence MAVIVALGAFLMTLAGGWAAQRVTDRRHLVLGLAGGLMLGVVGLDLLPEALHAAGDEVFGVPLALLLFVAGFLVAHVVERLLAVRQAAHGAEEGIEGSARVPQVGLTAAAAMVGHSLADGVALGAAFQVGGGMGVAVALAVITHDFADGFNTYTLTRVYGNDRRKALLMLYADAVAPVVGAASTLLFTLPEEPLGAYLGFFGGVLLYLASAEILPEAHHKHPALSTLMCTVGGVAGIWLVVGIAD, from the coding sequence ATGGCCGTGATCGTGGCGTTGGGCGCGTTCCTGATGACCCTGGCGGGAGGTTGGGCGGCGCAGCGCGTCACCGACCGCCGCCACCTCGTGCTGGGCCTCGCCGGCGGGCTCATGCTCGGCGTCGTGGGCCTCGACCTGCTCCCGGAGGCCCTCCACGCGGCGGGTGACGAGGTGTTCGGGGTCCCGCTCGCCCTGCTGCTCTTCGTCGCCGGCTTCCTGGTCGCGCACGTCGTGGAACGGCTGCTCGCCGTCCGCCAGGCCGCGCACGGGGCCGAGGAAGGCATCGAGGGCAGTGCGCGCGTCCCCCAGGTCGGACTGACCGCGGCCGCGGCCATGGTCGGCCACAGCCTGGCCGACGGCGTGGCCCTGGGCGCGGCCTTCCAGGTCGGCGGAGGGATGGGCGTGGCCGTCGCGCTGGCCGTCATCACCCACGACTTCGCCGACGGGTTCAACACGTACACGCTCACCAGGGTCTACGGGAACGACCGCCGCAAGGCCCTGCTGATGCTCTACGCCGACGCCGTCGCCCCGGTCGTGGGCGCGGCGTCCACTTTGCTGTTCACACTTCCGGAGGAACCCCTCGGCGCCTACCTCGGCTTCTTCGGGGGCGTCCTGCTGTACCTCGCGTCCGCCGAGATCCTGCCCGAGGCACACCACAAGCACCCCGCCCTGTCCACGCTGATGTGCACGGTGGGCGGGGTGGCCGGGATCTGGCTGGTGGTGGGCATCGCGGACTGA
- the cobC gene encoding Rv2231c family pyridoxal phosphate-dependent protein CobC, with translation MGEYTTQVVVGVGGRAGVSVAEVCALVEETLRGAGLAVGAVTALATVESKADEPGITGAAKRFGVPLVSYPAERLAAIAVPHPSEATRTAAGTPSVAEAAALANGGELLVPKRRSVAATCAVATAHAHDLRHHGDAEVIDAGSALVDLAVNVRAQTPPDWLKQRIAASLGDLAAYPDGRPARAAVAARHGLPVERVLLTAGAAEAFVLIARALGAVRPVVVHPQFTEPEAALRDAGHRVERVVLRAADGFRLDPAAVPEDADLVVIGNPTNPTSVLHPAGTLASLARPGRILVVDEAFMDAVPGEREALAGRMDLPGLVVLRSLTKTWGLAGLRIGYVLAEPEVIAQLAAAQPLWPVSTPALVAAEACVAPAALAEAEEAARRIAVDRAHLLAGLAEFDEVTVVGEAEGPFVLIRVAAGAEVRTRLRALGFAVRRGDTFPGLDHSWLRLAVRDRATTGRLLQAMDHALALTGH, from the coding sequence GTGGGCGAGTACACGACGCAGGTGGTGGTCGGGGTCGGCGGACGCGCGGGGGTCTCCGTCGCGGAGGTCTGCGCCCTGGTCGAGGAGACGCTGCGGGGGGCCGGGCTGGCCGTGGGGGCGGTGACGGCACTGGCCACGGTGGAGTCGAAGGCGGACGAGCCCGGGATCACCGGTGCGGCGAAACGTTTCGGCGTTCCCCTGGTGAGCTACCCGGCCGAACGGCTGGCCGCCATCGCCGTTCCGCATCCCTCGGAGGCCACGCGCACGGCCGCCGGGACCCCGTCGGTGGCGGAGGCCGCCGCCCTCGCGAACGGCGGGGAACTCCTCGTGCCCAAGAGGCGGTCGGTGGCGGCGACCTGCGCGGTGGCCACGGCGCACGCGCACGACCTGCGCCACCACGGGGACGCCGAGGTGATCGACGCGGGCTCCGCGCTGGTGGACCTGGCGGTCAACGTACGTGCGCAGACGCCGCCGGACTGGCTCAAGCAGCGGATCGCCGCCTCCCTCGGGGATCTCGCCGCATACCCCGACGGGCGGCCCGCCCGCGCGGCGGTGGCGGCTCGGCACGGGCTGCCGGTCGAGCGGGTGCTGTTGACGGCCGGGGCCGCGGAGGCCTTCGTACTGATCGCGCGGGCCCTGGGAGCCGTACGGCCGGTCGTGGTGCACCCGCAGTTCACCGAGCCGGAAGCGGCCCTGCGGGACGCGGGGCACCGGGTCGAGCGGGTGGTGCTGCGGGCCGCGGACGGCTTCCGGCTCGACCCCGCGGCCGTTCCCGAGGACGCGGACCTGGTGGTGATCGGCAATCCGACCAACCCGACGTCCGTGCTGCACCCGGCGGGAACGCTGGCGTCGCTGGCACGGCCGGGCCGGATCCTGGTGGTGGACGAGGCGTTCATGGACGCCGTCCCGGGCGAGCGGGAGGCCCTGGCCGGCCGGATGGACCTGCCGGGGCTGGTGGTGCTGCGGAGCCTGACCAAGACGTGGGGGCTGGCGGGGCTGCGGATCGGCTACGTGCTGGCCGAGCCCGAGGTGATCGCGCAACTGGCGGCCGCGCAGCCGCTCTGGCCGGTGTCGACCCCGGCGCTGGTGGCGGCCGAGGCCTGTGTGGCTCCGGCGGCGCTGGCCGAGGCGGAGGAGGCGGCCCGGCGGATCGCGGTGGACCGGGCGCATCTGCTGGCCGGGCTGGCGGAGTTCGACGAGGTGACGGTCGTCGGGGAGGCGGAGGGGCCGTTCGTCCTGATCCGGGTGGCGGCCGGGGCCGAGGTCCGCACCCGGCTGCGCGCGCTCGGCTTCGCCGTCCGCCGCGGGGACACCTTCCCGGGGCTGGACCACTCCTGGCTGCGGCTGGCGGTGCGCGACCGGGCGACGACGGGCCGGCTGCTGCAGGCCATGGACCACGCCCTCGCACTGACCGGGCACTGA
- a CDS encoding cobyrinate a,c-diamide synthase encodes MVTSFDIPRLVIAAPSSGSGKTTVATGLMAAFSERGLAVSPHKAGPDYIDPGYHALATGRPGRNLDAFMCGPDLVAPLFAHGAAGCDLAVVEGVMGLYDGAAGRGELASTAQVAKLLRAPVVLVVDASSQSRSVAALVHGFASFDPQVRLGGVILNKVGSDRHEVMLREALEEAGMPVLGVLRRAPQVATPSRHLGLVPVAERHTDALASVSALAAQVRAGCDLDALMALARTAPQLDCEAWSPDRAAPAAGAPGPERSPGRRPVIAVAGGAAFTFSYAEHTELLTAAGAEVVTFDPLRDEALPEDTTGLVIGGGFPEMYAPELSANEPLRAAVAAFAGAGGPVAAECAGLLYLGRSLDGKPMCGVLDADARMSERLTLGYREAVAVSDSALAQAGTRLRGHEFHRTVIEPGAGATPAWGFTHPERRVEGFVQQGVHASYLHTHWAAEPSVARRFTEAAAARR; translated from the coding sequence GTGGTGACTTCGTTCGACATCCCCCGGCTGGTCATCGCCGCTCCATCGTCCGGCAGCGGCAAGACCACCGTCGCCACGGGCCTGATGGCGGCCTTCTCGGAGCGCGGCCTCGCGGTGTCCCCGCACAAGGCCGGGCCCGACTACATCGACCCCGGCTACCACGCGCTGGCCACCGGCCGCCCGGGACGCAACCTCGACGCCTTCATGTGCGGGCCCGACCTGGTCGCCCCGCTGTTCGCGCACGGGGCGGCCGGGTGCGACCTGGCCGTGGTCGAGGGCGTGATGGGGCTCTACGACGGGGCCGCGGGCCGGGGTGAACTGGCGTCGACGGCGCAGGTCGCGAAGCTGCTGCGGGCGCCGGTGGTGCTCGTGGTCGACGCGTCCTCGCAGTCGCGGTCGGTGGCGGCCCTGGTGCACGGCTTCGCGTCCTTCGACCCGCAGGTGCGGCTGGGGGGCGTGATCCTGAACAAGGTCGGCTCCGACCGGCACGAGGTGATGCTGCGGGAGGCCCTGGAGGAGGCGGGGATGCCGGTCCTCGGCGTCCTGCGGCGGGCTCCGCAGGTGGCCACGCCCTCGCGCCACCTGGGGCTGGTCCCCGTGGCCGAGCGGCACACCGACGCGCTGGCCTCGGTGTCGGCGCTGGCCGCGCAGGTGCGGGCGGGCTGCGACCTGGACGCCCTGATGGCCCTGGCCCGCACGGCCCCGCAGCTGGACTGCGAGGCGTGGTCACCGGACCGGGCCGCGCCGGCTGCCGGGGCGCCGGGTCCGGAGCGGAGCCCCGGCCGGAGGCCGGTGATCGCGGTCGCGGGAGGGGCCGCGTTCACGTTCTCCTACGCCGAGCACACGGAGCTGCTCACGGCCGCCGGAGCGGAGGTCGTCACCTTCGACCCCCTGCGGGACGAGGCGCTCCCCGAGGACACCACCGGCCTGGTGATCGGCGGCGGCTTCCCGGAGATGTACGCGCCCGAGCTGTCCGCCAACGAACCGCTGCGGGCGGCCGTCGCCGCCTTCGCCGGGGCCGGCGGCCCGGTGGCGGCCGAGTGCGCCGGGCTGCTGTACCTCGGGCGGTCGCTGGACGGGAAGCCCATGTGCGGGGTGCTCGACGCCGACGCGCGGATGTCGGAGCGCCTCACCCTCGGCTACCGCGAGGCGGTGGCGGTGTCCGACAGCGCGCTCGCGCAGGCCGGCACCCGGCTGCGCGGGCACGAGTTCCACCGGACGGTGATCGAGCCGGGCGCCGGGGCGACCCCGGCCTGGGGGTTCACGCACCCGGAGCGCCGGGTCGAGGGCTTCGTGCAGCAGGGCGTGCACGCCAGCTACCTGCACACGCACTGGGCGGCGGAGCCGTCCGTCGCGCGCCGCTTCACGGAAGCCGCGGCAGCACGGCGGTGA
- the cobO gene encoding cob(I)yrinic acid a,c-diamide adenosyltransferase: MPQGQPSVVPDDGLTTRQRRNRPLVFVHTGPGKGKSTAAFGLALRAWNQGWPIGVFQFVKSAKWKVGEENALKVLGASGEGGSVVWHKMGEGWSWVQRDAQLDNEQAAKEGWEQVKRDLAAETHKLYVLDEFAYPMHWGWIDVDEVIEVLRNRPGTQHVVITGRNAPEKLVEFADLVTEMTKVKHPMDAGQKGQKGIEW; this comes from the coding sequence GGACAGCCGTCCGTCGTTCCGGACGACGGGCTCACGACGCGCCAGCGCCGCAACCGTCCGCTGGTCTTCGTCCACACCGGCCCCGGCAAGGGCAAGTCGACGGCGGCCTTCGGGCTGGCGCTGCGCGCCTGGAACCAGGGCTGGCCGATCGGGGTGTTCCAGTTCGTCAAGTCGGCGAAGTGGAAGGTCGGCGAGGAGAACGCGCTCAAGGTCCTCGGCGCCTCCGGCGAGGGCGGCTCCGTCGTCTGGCACAAGATGGGCGAGGGCTGGTCCTGGGTCCAGCGGGACGCGCAGCTCGACAACGAGCAGGCGGCCAAGGAGGGCTGGGAGCAGGTCAAGCGCGACCTGGCCGCCGAGACGCACAAGCTGTACGTGCTCGACGAGTTCGCCTACCCGATGCACTGGGGCTGGATCGATGTCGACGAGGTCATCGAGGTGCTCCGCAACCGGCCGGGCACGCAGCACGTGGTGATCACGGGCCGCAACGCGCCGGAGAAGCTGGTGGAGTTCGCGGACCTCGTCACCGAGATGACCAAGGTCAAGCACCCGATGGACGCCGGCCAGAAGGGCCAGAAGGGCATCGAGTGGTGA